The genomic DNA TATCCCCCGCATTGGGTTGCCCCGCGAGTTTAATGCTAATGCCAGCCACGGTAATGGTTTCACCTGTGCTATAGGGCACAAACTTCAGACCATCAATTGGACGTCCATCGGATTTTTGTTTAACGGTAAAATTAGGCACGGCAGGGTCTACTGCGGCGTTATCGTTAAATTCAATAATGATGTCTTCTGGGTAAAACGCATCATATTTTTCTTGGTCGTAAACTATGCCACGGCTGATAACCCCGGTGCCGGTATTATTGGGATTAGCGTAAGGATCAAAACTATTTTTAGCGGCGGGCACATCAACAAAAATATTTTTACCATTGTCGCCGGTTTCAATGCGTGTATTGGAACTAATGGTTAATTGGCGCTGACCATCGTCACCTTTGTATTCATAACCACCACCAGCGCGCATTTGAAATGGCAGAGTGTCACCTTTAAAACCACCAAAAATATATTCATTACTCGCGTCTTTGGTGTTCATTAAATCCACCAACGCATCCAAGCGTTCGTCGATTTCCAAAGCGATATAACTGCGATCTTCGCGGGTGGTAGCACCGTTACCGGCAGACACCACTAACTCACGGATACGCGCCACGTTTTCGGTAACCCCATTTAAGGTAGCATCCTCTAGGCTTTGGCGGTTGGTCGCCGCGGTAATATTTTTTTGATATTGCTGGCGTAGGGATAAATCCTGCTGCAATTGCAAAATACGCGTGGAGGCAACTGGGTCATCTGCGGGGGTTAAA from Alphaproteobacteria bacterium includes the following:
- the flgL gene encoding flagellar hook-associated protein FlgL, which gives rise to MRISTMQSFNSGLRSLLDNGMQVKNTQQQISSGRKILTPADDPVASTRILQLQQDLSLRQQYQKNITAATNRQSLEDATLNGVTENVARIRELVVSAGNGATTREDRSYIALEIDERLDALVDLMNTKDASNEYIFGGFKGDTLPFQMRAGGGYEYKGDDGQRQLTISSNTRIETGDNGKNIFVDVPAAKNSFDPYANPNNTGTGVISRGIVYDQEKYDAFYPEDIIIEFNDNAAVDPAVPNFTVKQKSDGRPIDGLKFVPYSTGETITVAGISIKLAGQPNAGDSFIVDSSPKQSLTDTVQRISEGLKSLDDNPLDSAALTNLLADTLTNLDNAQTAVSETRSKVGGRLNTLENIQGLHADVTLVSQDILSKLQDVDFAEAVSRLSLESFLLEASQQSFAKISNLSLFNQL